The Corythoichthys intestinalis isolate RoL2023-P3 chromosome 1, ASM3026506v1, whole genome shotgun sequence genomic interval aataaatcaacaagatggcattaacattattaacaatctgttaaggcgatccatggatagaaagacttgtagttctgaaagataaatgttagtacaagttatggaaatcttatattaaaacccctcttaatgttttcgttttaataaaatttgaaattttcaatcaaaaaacaaaactagtagctcgccattgttgatgtcaataattacacaatgctcatggtgctgaaacccataaaatccgtcgcacccaagcgccagcagagggcgacaaaacactaaaaaacacaagtgacaattggacatgacactgtgctgtccttttaatctgtttgagcagggaatgtgtgttaaatgtgtcaaatatttgaacgtaatttaaaaaattaattaccgcctgttaacgcgataattttgacagccctagtatttataagtcttttactttttttttttcccataagagacatttctgggttctgattcaactgagctccaaagcacaaagctgaaaatccattttaaagcaataaaattggccCTTGGAGGGCAGcagtgcatttggtaagacacgctacccgattcaacagcaatgaacggccgggccacacggccggggcgccggcggaaggatgccaggcggcgaatgaccgagcagaacaacctagaggacgccctgaatgccaggcgctggacgaccgagcagaacgaccaggaccaccagtgcagcagacAATGTCTTGGAGTCAGTGCTGTTCGCTGAGCAGACTccgcagagactaaaaaaaaatccatctttatgagacaggcggcgatgagggaaagttAACCCGGCTGTCGCAGCATCAACAGCATCAtatcagttatgtgtaaataaattgttactttgctatcaaaagctctatttgtcttgttattttgtaaaaagaaaacatcattcagatgtttgggatgtaactaaagcaaaaaaatagctgtgttaaagtcaaagttatgtttgaaatgtatgcttccacaaaaagctcaatttctgtttttccattagaaattggaaaattgctcaaactaacctattttctaatgctgatttttaaagaatgggaAAAGAAAACTTactcttttttcctgctgaaagaagagagtataatctttcttttggtgggttccatgtgtatatagaccctacccacgtgacgtcacaactgcgccctcctgactggtgccgcccaattgtccgtcaacacatcgtgtttacctgttacggctacgtacattcctcctatttacggcgtgtttttctgctctttaacattaataatcaaaatggtgatggtgtgtgtggcggtcggttgcaacaacagagaagacagacggagagacttgaagttctaccggattccgagagacccggagaggagagagcgagatgggctgctgcaattcgacgagaaaactgggctccaaacgatttccacagattatgtagtagtcattttatatctggtaagatgcatttaatatatatttagagggttttgggctgacaaccacaattaagatcattgctaggctaatcgccgacaacatacacgtatgtatgtagtgagagtgctatcgctaaaccatataaacattaaaagccctagctccattgacaaatgacatgaaatacattagacttgacagtggatgttagcaagaacaaaagattttgaattgaaaatttcgtaactcacctttccaagcacaagatagattcctgccgaattttcgtggacgaggacctgtttcacccaaccagcaacgaagtatttataagcctccaagctcttaaagtttttcaaactttcgtgagaataggctgattttgtgtggacaagatagttgtacatatcagggtagctagcagatgtcaggcaaatacggcggagacagcgggtcgaaaaacatccatttaggcatcaaatatggatctggcgaatggataaactgaagcttttccacataacgccttttatgcaacgcatcaagtgagtttacggcatccgaaagcaccgggtcttccatgaaatgcatattaaattgctcgatcaattgagaccattgataatacagacacaaaatgacggacaagggggcgtaacaatacagcgatcacgtgattttgtgacgtcggtgggtagggtctatagcaatagaacagaattttctatgggccttgcaaaatcagtcaaaatccagtaatacGGCCCAAAGCGAAGGGCCTTTCTCCGGTGAAAAtgcctgggagtgaatgagttttaAAAATGCTCTggtaaaaaaacctgaaaccttgaagtaaacacttgtgttgagtaattatgtctctGCAGCCATTAACAAAGAGTTGTTTAATCTTTAAGGCCGTAGTGGCACAAATGAAAGATAATATGTAAAACATGGTAACCAATATACTTCATACCTTTGAATGTCATAGTTTGCATTGAAGAGACTGCCCTGCCACAGCCCTGTGATCTCCTCAGTCTCCTTCTCACTGGGTTCCCCTGACACTGTTGCAAAAACCATCAGGGTGCGGCCCTTCTTGGAAACCTTAAGCAGTTCTTCAGGTTTGGACTGGTCAATCTTAGATAAGTCGATGGGCGGAGGAGATCTCCGGTGCTCTGGAAGATCCCCTTCCTCAATGTCATCATCTTTCTATGATGTAGATATGAGGAAAAATGTTGGACACTCAAACATAaggaaaatgttttattgcaattCACCTATTTATTCATGCATGTCAGAGTCCGAGATAAAATTGGTCAAATCGAATGATGTGGGTATGTGGATTGGTGCAGAGATCGACCCCATTTTACTGTTTCGGGTTCAGGTCAGTCATCAAATTGTGTTTAGTGGGCTCTCCAAATAAGTGGAAAAGCTGAAATATTGACAAAAGTAGTTCAAAAAACCACAAACTTGCCTGAAAAAAACATCTGTTCTGATTTGTGCATGTTGTGGAACTTTTGTGGAATGTGTGCtgtctaagggtgtaacggtacatgtatttgtattgaaccgtttcggtacgggagctcggttcggaacggaggcctaccgaacgagtttctgacgtaatgtaacccttacttttcgaggctgtgagtcgatcagggatgtcactttttacatacctagtctgtctggtccacggtaaatttattcctgacagccaaagttgataagaatgaaagattcccattgaatttcatagaaaatgcatgtgggtcatttttgacccacttgtggaaacttagggtagtaatacaaaaatgacaatttcttcaagttcatcaaaaatttgaatggcattatatcaaaaacatgtttttaaggaatacctggaatatgaattgataacaatttttcattccgaatatatttcaagaaaacaacctcaacgggtcatttttgacccacttatggatctaagggttaaagtcaatcagccaatgcacaccagtcgcagtgcggccgcgtgttagacgcgtcccagaagcggctcaacgcgacgcacacgAGAAGAACGGCAgtgtttattatttgatgcgagacgcggccctcctgcgtcaatactactagctaggaccgggcagaccggaagtcactcgtgtaaaaatacagtggatccagtcgattttcaaactaatatgaaatcgtaacccactttttgagttcatcagatctcttgagtggtagatcggggcacagttgacttgtctttgttgatttactgctgtcttttctgctataataataaccaacacggccccgtgttcaatacaaaaccctcctacgacAACAAaagaagtaggaactaatattcacataggaacttaagttatacaacataaaatatacaatataaatgaagactacatcacatttgtaaaatattaacacataataaaataaataatggcccatttaaattaaataaattgaaatgagctaaaacacctgtaattaaataataagaataatacacacatcctgcttacacaattaaattgatcaatttctgtgtggcgctttaacttgagaaaatccaccaataaagcttttgaaaaccgttcataataaaataaaatgattaattgaggcatttcacatgttaaaatctttgtcattgggattgcttttctctttagcacaggacttgttttttcttctttctctcagaaagaaagctgaccaatacgcagggtctgaaaggcaaattgttgttggattattatctttaaatacccgctactttttgagcagaattctagctttgtataggctaatgttcctatttgtTGAAagtacaaaagtgtgtaatcaaCAACTAgcatatttatattttgcattttgttttcttactgtaccaaaaatgaaccgaaccgtgacctcaaaaccgaggtacgtaccgaaccaagatttttgtgtaccgttacaccccttgtGCGGTCAAAGTCACCCACATACACTAACAGCTATGTGTTTTTtcataagaaatatatatatatatatataaatatatatatatatatatataatatatatatatttctcatAACCTTGGATGTTATTTTTGCATCATGTGTTTACATTACAATTTATGCTGAAACTGCCCAGGATGTCATTTTTAGGCATTTTAGATGGTCTTTTAGGTTTCTGAAAAAGAATTTCTCATTCATATGCATCTGACTGAATCTAATTAGAATACTCTTGCCTCTGAAAATATTTACACAAACACATCCGCGATTCACACGTTTTCAAGGTCCACTAATATATTCGCGatttacaaatgtttttttatgcaggCAAATATATTTGCACACTAAACTTAAAAACATTCACTTGTATGGAAAGCATTCTCCCTCAATCCACTAGGCGGCAGTAATGCAACAGCTACCAAGGTTATGATTTGGTTCTTGCAGTTTGCCATTTTGGACGATAATTTTAAATAACAATTATGTAATTatgattataattattattacaatagagTGTCTATAGCAATTCACCCCATGCCAAATAATCCACGGGAAACTCAAAGCGGGctaatggggcgccgtttgtaaagcagcacatgctgaaaattacgacaacattttctcacattaagcgccacacagtgtttaaaatgtggtgtgaaaattttagagtcattttttttgcacatttacaacattgctTTGCAActtaattattttaaataatagtaatggacctgaatgtttaaattcagaactaaatattttatttaaattttaaatgtaaatcttaaatttatatcctaaatatATTTgggggaaaacacagacaagactgaaaagcagtttctgctcttgcacccctctttaatataaactgctgtattttaagccaaaagaactgttgtgattGATAAAACAGTATGTCTATATGGTGCCATAGCAgactcatggcacattaagtccccgaactatttttaatttgtccgttttaccctgcccctgtttacagatgtcgcgcaaccgcttttgtttcatcctagccataaaaagaaggtaagtaatcgtatttattattccaaatgtctgtcatttttagcttagaatcattaattgacgtcTAATGTTTAGTTTTggaacaaaaaaatgactttaaaaaattattcactcgtatattttaaatttttaaacaaattacaaaacaatgaaacaattagcgtctgtaaaaagtcactgatatctaccgcataactatcgcttaattttattttattttttcgttactgtagcattttccccaatatttacataattaataatcaatccaaacaaagaaaaattgggggaaaaaaaacatctaaaagggtaaatatatgaaaatgaaaatctcaaccactccttgatgtctgcgatttctgcatcgcgacccatgttatgttaccatgtttcacccataaaatcccccaaaaatccggctgcggccattcacagctgtgtcttgacactctgtgatacatgctacatggagtttttggattgaaaagaggtaagtacgcgataatatctcattaaaatcattgcGTCTTGAActatgctcttgcgtgctctcacctccagttagggttttgctgtttaaaaattttattttttttttttcaaaaatgctttCTTTTTCAAAAGTTCTCTTCCCctataaaattgagattttaagctttccaatgatgtatctcacatgcatataggacaattttgaaatttggccaaattgggggtcgcaGAGTGGAActtttaggctacgttcatactacaggtcttaatgcacgaatccgattttttgtcatattcgtttttttggcgtgcccgttcagactgcctttatccattgagaccgttcaagtattacgcatgcgcactaattcgcagtccgacacgcgctaagcaagaagacccgcatgcgcagaagcatcaaaacaaatgacagacgtcatccgtcattccagggatatcatattttgcttttcaaaaggtggacacaaataacagacataaataatccccgtttaggcttatattcaaagtttatatggatcgatagcatacacgcactgtccgtgcacgtcacacacacatacgggcagtttgtcccgactctcggccgtggaggcaatgttgaaatattgctcacttggaacagagagaaaactgagcattctcaggcttatcctcaacccatttttattttttatgactgttgtcaagctcagcccttccccaaaagccgtgttcacttcaagctaggcgctaataacgcacaggtgcatcgctacggtaacgactctctcgctatttgatgacgtaattgctgcattaaatccgatttgcgggactggacagtacagaccgctgcgacagtctggaaaaatgtggcccagatcggatttagaccacatacgaaagtgacccagatcagatttgaaatggtcccgttctatgcgacttgtcacgttcagaccgtcaagttaatgcctcactcgagtcggaaaaacacaaaaaaatcggattcgtgcattaagacctgtagtatgaatgtAGCCTTAGTCAGTTAGTTACTTAGAgttaaaattaattattattattattaaagttaTTTAGTTATAAAGTTAtagtaaagtttaaagttattaaagttagttgcttagagtgctgctcttaaagtttttcaaagtttcgtgagaataggctgattttgtgtggacaagatagttgtagatatcaggggagcagatgtcaggcagagagggcgaagacagcgggtcgaaaaatatcgatttaggcatcaaatatggatctggcgaatggatagactgaagcttttccacataacgccttttatgcaacgcatccaatgagtttaaagcgtctgaaagcactggggcttccatgaattgctctataaactgaacgactaattgaaaccattgagaatagggctaaacagagaaggacaatatggcggccggatacagcgacacgtcattctgttacgtcggtgagtagggtctatagttagATGAAAAGGATGTCATGATTAGGGCTATGTGTGAAAACGAAGAATTACCGAGCCTCTCCTTGTGTGGTTTGGCGCACACTTTAATATGATGCGAATTAAAGCTATTACTTTAGCATGAGTACTTTAAAAAGCATTGATAGATGTGCTGTAGCTAAAGGCTCAGCTAGTAACAATAGACTGAATAGGAAAAACAGCATTTTACAGTACCTCCCACTGCTCAAGAAGACGAGCCATATCTGCATCATTGTAGTCTCTTATGTCCTTCTTTTTCTTGGGCTTATCTTTACTGTCAGTCGCCAAAGAATGAagcaaaaaagtacaaaagagaAGCGCCACACATTGCCACCGAAAGTCAAACGCCATGTTTCCAGATGGTCCAATCTGATTGGCTGGCGTCTATTCCGGTCACAAGACGTTTTGCTGCTTTCAAGGAGATGGGAAGTCGGACTTTTCCCACTCGGCTGGTAGCAGTTGCGACCGCAAAGGgctccaagcgaatgtaaacaactaagaggcattttaattttGGCCATTAACATTTTGACGTCAAGTAAACCTTccttctcgtaagcgatcaaaaagtggaggaaaaatgatggTTGAGACAAATAGCACATTTTAAagtgtaaactgcctttttttagttgcATTGCTGAAagtcaacataaaaatatatacttgaATTCTTTAAGCATTGTTCGCTGTATGAGAACAAACACACGGCGTCTCAAAGAAACTTAATTTAACTTCATTAT includes:
- the mesd gene encoding LRP chaperone MESD codes for the protein MAFDFRWQCVALLFCTFLLHSLATDSKDKPKKKKDIRDYNDADMARLLEQWEKDDDIEEGDLPEHRRSPPPIDLSKIDQSKPEELLKVSKKGRTLMVFATVSGEPSEKETEEITGLWQGSLFNANYDIQRFVVGSNRVIFMLRDGSLAWEVKDFLLTQERCLDVTVEGQVFPGKAAKKDDGKYKQNEVNSKKKNKKKTESEKADLEGNKASPRKQEL